From Kamptonema formosum PCC 6407, a single genomic window includes:
- a CDS encoding DUF6658 family protein — protein MNRLIATIKKIRVVQIFTAFMAGILMLVSTACNSPDVLAKTADQVREEVPSEAVTSKVKEGMNGYKDTDPRDKGNVSAAEAKAQMLKDAAERRISTKSSNNVPENIRRVGDEGQDKLDEIGQKLDENKDAFGRKAKEFADNTKQGMENIKDNTRRGIEGAKDIANEATSGSKDKVDEGANTLKSKVSQGVDNVKRAADRATN, from the coding sequence ATGAACAGATTAATAGCGACCATCAAAAAGATTCGAGTCGTACAAATTTTTACCGCTTTTATGGCTGGAATTCTAATGTTAGTCAGCACTGCCTGTAATAGTCCTGACGTATTAGCAAAAACTGCCGATCAAGTGAGAGAAGAAGTTCCTTCTGAGGCGGTAACATCTAAAGTCAAAGAGGGAATGAACGGCTATAAAGATACTGACCCCAGAGATAAAGGAAATGTTTCCGCCGCAGAAGCCAAAGCTCAGATGCTCAAAGATGCTGCTGAACGTCGTATCAGTACCAAATCTAGTAACAATGTACCTGAAAATATTCGGCGTGTAGGCGATGAAGGCCAAGATAAGCTGGATGAAATTGGTCAAAAGCTGGATGAAAATAAGGACGCTTTCGGACGCAAAGCTAAGGAGTTTGCGGACAATACTAAGCAAGGAATGGAGAATATTAAGGACAATACTCGCCGGGGTATAGAGGGAGCAAAAGATATCGCTAATGAAGCGACTAGCGGCTCAAAAGATAAGGTTGATGAAGGCGCTAACACCCTTAAATCTAAAGTCAGTCAAGGCGTAGACAATGTTAAACGCGCAGCCGATAGAGCTACTAACTAA
- a CDS encoding DUF5615 family PIN-like protein — protein MLSRSDEEQLIWAFANQRVIYSFNTRDFYRIHTNWLERGNSHAGIILGQQNYSVGEQMRRLLSLISAKSAEEMQNQIEFLSAWNEE, from the coding sequence ATGTTATCTCGCAGTGATGAAGAGCAACTGATTTGGGCTTTTGCGAATCAAAGGGTAATTTATAGTTTCAACACTAGGGATTTTTATAGAATCCATACCAATTGGCTAGAAAGAGGTAACTCTCATGCAGGAATTATTTTAGGACAGCAAAATTATTCTGTGGGAGAACAAATGCGTCGCCTTTTGAGTCTAATTTCTGCCAAGTCAGCCGAAGAAATGCAAAATCAAATAGAGTTTCTTAGTGCTTGGAATGAAGAGTAA
- the ndhL gene encoding NAD(P)H-quinone oxidoreductase subunit L encodes MYITLLLYAALAGAYLLVVPALTYAYLNNRWYVASSLERGFMYFMLSFFFPGMLLLAPFLNFRPKRRQIEA; translated from the coding sequence ATGTATATTACCCTACTGCTGTACGCCGCCCTCGCGGGAGCCTATCTCCTAGTAGTACCCGCCCTCACCTACGCCTACCTCAATAATCGCTGGTACGTCGCTAGTTCCCTAGAGCGCGGCTTCATGTACTTTATGCTATCCTTCTTCTTCCCAGGAATGTTACTCCTGGCCCCATTCTTGAACTTTCGCCCCAAACGGCGGCAAATTGAAGCTTAA
- a CDS encoding DUF3007 family protein produces MRRIDVIAISLGIFAAGGVAYLLLQFAGLDSLNAGIWSQVFLVGGLIGWLLTYLFRALTQNMTYSQQLKDYEEAVLQKRLEELTPEELAKIQAEIEQERNS; encoded by the coding sequence ATGCGACGTATAGACGTAATTGCAATCAGTCTCGGCATTTTCGCAGCAGGGGGAGTAGCCTACCTGCTGCTACAATTCGCCGGCCTCGACAGCCTCAACGCAGGTATCTGGAGTCAAGTCTTTTTAGTTGGCGGCTTAATTGGTTGGCTACTCACCTATTTATTCCGAGCACTAACTCAAAATATGACTTACAGCCAACAACTAAAAGACTACGAAGAAGCAGTCTTACAGAAGCGGTTAGAAGAACTTACGCCCGAAGAATTAGCCAAAATTCAAGCAGAAATTGAGCAAGAACGTAATAGTTAG
- a CDS encoding DUF433 domain-containing protein produces MPTLTDIGTLIIRDPHLRNGIPIIAGTATSVQRIAALYKQGNNAEEIAADLDHLTLAQVYAALTYYHANRAEIEADLAAEKAEYERLTGLNKLKM; encoded by the coding sequence ATGCCAACTTTAACTGATATTGGCACTTTAATTATCCGCGATCCGCACCTTCGCAATGGCATCCCTATCATAGCAGGAACTGCCACATCAGTACAGCGAATTGCCGCCTTATACAAACAAGGCAATAATGCTGAAGAAATAGCAGCCGATTTGGATCATCTCACCTTAGCACAAGTTTATGCTGCACTAACTTATTATCACGCAAATCGAGCGGAAATAGAAGCCGATTTAGCGGCTGAAAAAGCAGAATATGAGCGTTTAACAGGATTAAATAAGCTAAAAATGTAG
- the ileS gene encoding isoleucine--tRNA ligase produces the protein MTELKSYKDTVNLPKTKFDMRANAVKREPELQQFWADQHIYDRLSQNNPGELFILHDGPPYANGQLHIGHALNKILKDTINRYQMLQGRKVRYVPGWDCHGLPIELKVLQDMKPALRQKLTTIELRRQARDFAIATMEQQREGFKRYGIWGNWEHPYLTLKPEYEAAQIGVFAQMVLKGYIYRGMKPVHWSPSSKTALAEAELEYPEGHTSRSIYVALAIAKLAKSAKALTPYLPNLHLAVWTTTPWTIPANLAVAVNPDLTYAVVKFSGEGLSTNGAQNSPESEELSAIELKKTPENKELSTKVEKTLIVAADLVEKLSATLNTKLEVLATIQGKDLEKSTYKHPLFDRISPVVIGGDYITADSGTGLVHTAPGHGQEDYQVGQRYGLPLLSPVDDNGNFTAEAGQFEGLNVLGDGNGAVIDALAGAGALIKEEVYAHSYPYDWRTKKPTIFRATEQWFASVEGFREAALKAIADVKWIPAQGENRITAMVSDRSDWCISRQRSWGVPIPAFYDEETGEPLLNEETIAHVQAIFAQKGSDAWWELPIEELLPESYRNNGKTYRKGTDTMDVWFDSGSSWAAVAKGREELHYPAEMYLEGSDQHRGWFQSSLLTSVANNGIAPYKTVLTHGFVLDEQGRKMSKSLGNVVDPAVVINEYGADVLRLWVSSVDYSADVPLGKNILKQQADVYRKIRNTARFLLGNLHDFDPAKNAVSYEELPELDRYMLHRMTEVFTEVKDAFDSFQFFRFFQTVQNFCVVDLSNFYLDIAKDRLYISAEDSLRRRSCQTVLAIAVESLARAIAPVLCHLAEDIWQYIPYPTAYKSVFEAGWVQIDHRWHNPELGKSWEYLRQVRGEVNKVLELARSEKAIGAPLEAKVLLYVPDAEKREKLQALNPSTEGLAAKYMHPHIEDEKSIELEKEVSVEHGEIAADNAADIANSESQQSFIEPREIVEKVTEFISDLPRFSGQFLAENQQAAVTVILLFAVFAVAKAIGAVLDTINQIPLLGETFELIGFGYAIWFVWQHLLFAANRQELSEKVETLKVEVLGKQAGETVVEAKAIASQPEEIKVEVPAISNTAEIVSQLSAVKKPASAIKKLHNSATGNGVDELRYLLIASQVELLESSEGLEGIPYSFNSEDLGVGVVKADGQKCDRCWNYSTHVGESEEHPLLCERCVPALAGQF, from the coding sequence GTGACAGAACTAAAATCCTATAAAGATACCGTAAACCTGCCCAAGACTAAGTTTGATATGCGTGCCAACGCTGTCAAACGGGAACCTGAACTGCAACAATTTTGGGCAGATCAACATATATACGATCGCCTGTCACAGAACAATCCGGGTGAGTTGTTCATTCTCCACGACGGGCCACCCTACGCTAACGGGCAACTCCACATCGGCCACGCCCTGAATAAGATTCTTAAGGATACGATTAACCGCTACCAAATGCTGCAAGGTAGGAAAGTCCGTTATGTCCCTGGATGGGATTGTCACGGTCTACCAATTGAGCTGAAAGTCTTACAGGATATGAAGCCTGCCCTTCGGCAAAAGCTGACTACGATCGAACTTCGTCGCCAAGCGCGGGATTTTGCGATCGCTACGATGGAACAGCAACGGGAAGGGTTTAAGCGTTATGGCATTTGGGGAAACTGGGAACACCCTTATTTGACGTTAAAACCAGAATACGAAGCAGCACAAATCGGCGTTTTTGCCCAAATGGTGCTTAAAGGTTACATCTATCGCGGGATGAAACCGGTACACTGGAGTCCTAGTTCTAAGACGGCTTTGGCTGAGGCAGAATTGGAGTATCCCGAAGGTCACACTTCTCGCAGTATTTATGTTGCTTTAGCGATCGCGAAGTTGGCAAAGTCGGCAAAGGCGCTGACTCCTTATCTGCCGAATCTCCACTTAGCAGTCTGGACAACTACGCCTTGGACAATTCCCGCCAACCTAGCTGTAGCAGTCAATCCCGACTTGACTTATGCAGTAGTAAAATTCTCAGGGGAAGGATTGAGCACCAATGGCGCTCAAAATTCGCCAGAGAGTGAAGAATTGAGTGCAATTGAACTCAAAAAAACGCCAGAGAATAAAGAGTTAAGTACCAAGGTAGAAAAAACTCTGATCGTGGCCGCTGACTTGGTAGAAAAATTGTCAGCTACCTTAAATACCAAACTAGAGGTACTGGCTACCATCCAAGGCAAAGATTTAGAAAAATCTACCTACAAACATCCCCTATTTGACCGCATAAGTCCCGTTGTAATCGGCGGCGACTACATCACGGCGGATTCTGGTACGGGTTTGGTACATACCGCGCCGGGACACGGCCAAGAAGATTATCAAGTAGGTCAACGCTACGGTTTACCTTTACTCTCACCAGTTGACGATAATGGTAATTTCACCGCAGAAGCGGGACAATTTGAGGGTTTGAACGTCCTTGGCGATGGCAATGGCGCGGTAATTGATGCTCTGGCCGGGGCCGGTGCTTTAATTAAAGAAGAAGTTTACGCTCACTCTTACCCCTACGACTGGCGGACGAAAAAGCCGACAATATTTAGGGCGACGGAACAGTGGTTCGCGTCGGTGGAAGGATTTAGAGAAGCAGCGCTAAAAGCGATCGCGGATGTGAAGTGGATACCCGCCCAAGGCGAAAATAGAATTACCGCAATGGTAAGCGATCGCAGTGATTGGTGCATCTCCCGTCAACGCAGTTGGGGCGTACCTATCCCTGCATTCTACGACGAAGAAACCGGGGAACCCTTGCTGAATGAAGAAACGATCGCTCACGTACAGGCGATCTTTGCACAAAAAGGTTCCGATGCTTGGTGGGAATTGCCAATAGAAGAATTATTGCCAGAATCCTATCGGAATAACGGCAAAACCTATCGCAAAGGTACAGACACAATGGATGTCTGGTTTGACTCCGGTTCCTCTTGGGCCGCCGTTGCCAAAGGCCGAGAAGAATTGCACTATCCTGCTGAAATGTATTTAGAAGGATCGGATCAACATCGCGGCTGGTTTCAATCCAGTTTACTTACTAGCGTTGCTAATAATGGCATTGCTCCTTATAAAACTGTTTTAACACACGGTTTTGTATTGGACGAACAAGGCCGCAAAATGAGCAAATCTCTGGGTAATGTCGTCGATCCTGCCGTTGTTATCAATGAATATGGTGCTGATGTCTTGCGGTTGTGGGTATCTTCCGTAGACTATTCCGCAGACGTGCCCTTGGGTAAAAACATCCTCAAACAGCAAGCGGATGTTTACCGGAAAATTCGCAATACAGCGCGGTTTTTATTGGGAAATTTGCACGATTTCGACCCCGCAAAAAATGCAGTTAGTTATGAAGAACTGCCCGAATTAGACCGTTATATGCTGCACCGAATGACGGAAGTATTTACAGAAGTAAAAGATGCTTTTGACAGCTTCCAGTTTTTCCGATTTTTCCAAACAGTGCAGAATTTCTGCGTCGTTGACTTATCGAATTTCTATCTGGATATTGCCAAAGATCGGCTTTATATCAGTGCAGAAGATTCCTTACGCCGCCGCAGTTGCCAGACAGTACTCGCGATCGCGGTGGAGAGTTTAGCAAGGGCGATCGCGCCTGTTTTATGCCACTTAGCAGAAGATATTTGGCAATACATCCCCTATCCCACAGCTTACAAATCAGTATTTGAGGCGGGTTGGGTGCAAATAGATCACCGCTGGCATAACCCAGAATTAGGTAAATCCTGGGAATATTTGCGGCAAGTTCGCGGCGAAGTCAATAAGGTTCTAGAATTAGCCCGCAGTGAAAAGGCGATCGGTGCTCCTTTGGAAGCTAAGGTTTTGCTTTACGTCCCCGATGCGGAAAAACGGGAAAAACTGCAAGCTTTAAATCCGAGCACGGAAGGGTTAGCAGCAAAATATATGCACCCGCATATTGAGGATGAAAAATCAATAGAACTGGAGAAAGAAGTATCAGTAGAACACGGTGAAATAGCAGCAGATAATGCTGCCGATATTGCTAATAGTGAATCCCAACAATCCTTCATCGAACCGAGGGAAATTGTCGAAAAGGTAACAGAATTTATCAGCGATTTACCGAGGTTTTCGGGTCAATTTTTAGCAGAAAATCAGCAAGCTGCCGTTACAGTTATCCTCCTATTTGCAGTGTTTGCAGTTGCAAAAGCAATCGGGGCGGTACTGGATACGATTAATCAAATTCCACTGCTGGGAGAGACATTTGAACTCATTGGTTTTGGATATGCAATCTGGTTTGTTTGGCAACATTTGCTATTTGCAGCTAATCGGCAAGAATTGTCAGAAAAGGTTGAAACTCTGAAAGTAGAGGTATTGGGGAAACAAGCAGGAGAAACTGTTGTTGAGGCGAAAGCGATCGCATCTCAACCAGAGGAGATTAAGGTAGAAGTACCAGCAATCAGCAATACTGCGGAAATTGTATCTCAACTCTCTGCTGTTAAAAAGCCTGCCTCGGCAATCAAAAAACTGCACAATTCTGCGACTGGTAACGGTGTAGACGAGTTGCGCTATCTGTTAATTGCTTCTCAGGTGGAACTTTTAGAAAGTTCTGAAGGTTTAGAGGGAATACCCTACAGCTTTAATTCAGAAGACTTGGGGGTGGGTGTAGTCAAAGCAGACGGGCAAAAGTGCGATCGCTGTTGGAATTATTCTACTCATGTTGGGGAGTCAGAGGAACATCCTTTACTTTGTGAAAGGTGCGTACCAGCATTAGCAGGGCAATTTTAA
- a CDS encoding nuclease A inhibitor family protein: MKLETEQLLGTLEVLCKYINSELFCEIEENTDEYPTRAFFWENEEQAEFNVFNLTIANGLSRLTDVELAIESWQATERRGKAFKNSIYSPDWEESDNILDAETEAERAEKYQSLWQLLNSNLRDIQAFNLSAHHRYLNFCVIIGKTEDGDWICLTPTMANQFNFRDVRAPNYNEAQTLCDRSLGETTLALATQVQRILAQLTPISIHGYDGGGYKYTYEHKIVCAAGTTKALAFEKALQVAKMLIVTTSNLDYYIPNTSEKQRLIDFINLKLRHLKFYTLCFWDMGYIYKIGQAATGEWLGINAISDFEYRG; this comes from the coding sequence ATGAAATTGGAAACTGAACAACTACTAGGCACTTTAGAGGTTTTATGCAAATATATCAACAGCGAATTGTTTTGCGAAATTGAAGAAAATACCGATGAATATCCCACCCGCGCTTTCTTTTGGGAAAATGAGGAACAAGCCGAATTTAATGTGTTTAATCTGACAATTGCTAATGGCTTATCCCGACTTACTGATGTAGAATTAGCAATAGAAAGTTGGCAAGCTACAGAGCGCAGAGGAAAAGCATTTAAGAACAGCATTTACTCGCCAGATTGGGAAGAAAGCGATAATATATTGGATGCTGAGACAGAAGCGGAGAGAGCAGAAAAGTATCAATCTCTCTGGCAATTACTCAATTCAAATTTAAGAGATATTCAAGCTTTTAATCTCAGCGCTCACCACCGATATTTAAACTTTTGCGTTATTATTGGCAAAACAGAGGACGGTGACTGGATCTGTTTAACTCCCACTATGGCTAACCAATTTAACTTTCGCGATGTCCGCGCTCCTAATTACAATGAGGCGCAAACGCTATGCGATCGCTCTCTAGGAGAAACTACTTTAGCATTAGCTACTCAAGTTCAAAGAATTCTTGCTCAATTAACTCCAATCAGTATTCATGGATACGACGGCGGTGGCTACAAATATACTTATGAACATAAAATTGTCTGTGCGGCTGGCACTACAAAAGCTCTAGCTTTTGAAAAAGCTTTACAGGTAGCAAAAATGCTAATAGTTACAACTTCCAATCTTGATTATTATATACCAAATACATCAGAAAAACAGAGGCTAATCGACTTTATAAATTTAAAATTACGCCATCTCAAATTTTATACACTTTGTTTTTGGGATATGGGTTACATTTACAAAATTGGTCAAGCTGCAACAGGAGAGTGGCTGGGTATCAATGCGATCTCTGATTTTGAATACAGGGGATAG
- a CDS encoding Uma2 family endonuclease, translating to MVQQLPAETVAEIIYPDCDGEPMADNTKQFRWIVTIKENLEILFANNPDVFVAGDLLWYPVEGNNKIRLAPDAMVVFGRPKGDRGSYRQWEEDNIVPQVVFEILSPGNRAGKMMDKLLFYQRYGVREYYIYDPDDIELVGSIRSGDWLESIPEMNGWVSPLLGIRFQLTENNLEIYRPDGQKFLTSVELDGLREQERQEKEFAQAQTELERQRAEEAIAQHEQERQRYQALLEQLRQGGIDPESLPKPKS from the coding sequence ATGGTACAACAATTACCCGCTGAAACTGTAGCAGAAATCATCTATCCAGACTGCGACGGTGAACCAATGGCAGACAATACTAAACAATTTCGCTGGATTGTTACCATTAAAGAAAATTTAGAAATTTTGTTTGCTAATAATCCAGATGTTTTTGTTGCAGGTGATTTACTCTGGTATCCCGTTGAGGGAAATAATAAGATTCGCCTAGCTCCCGATGCAATGGTAGTTTTTGGTAGACCAAAAGGTGACAGAGGTTCCTATAGACAATGGGAAGAAGATAACATAGTACCCCAAGTTGTTTTTGAAATTCTCTCACCGGGAAATCGAGCCGGGAAAATGATGGATAAACTTTTGTTTTATCAACGGTATGGAGTTAGAGAATATTACATTTATGACCCGGATGATATAGAATTAGTTGGATCGATCCGTTCTGGAGATTGGTTAGAGAGTATTCCAGAGATGAATGGTTGGGTGAGTCCGCTGTTAGGAATCCGTTTTCAACTGACAGAAAATAACTTGGAAATTTATCGACCAGATGGCCAAAAGTTCCTCACTTCTGTAGAATTGGATGGACTTCGAGAACAGGAAAGGCAAGAGAAAGAATTTGCTCAAGCTCAAACTGAATTAGAACGGCAACGAGCAGAGGAAGCTATTGCTCAACACGAACAAGAACGACAGCGTTATCAAGCTTTACTCGAACAATTACGCCAGGGAGGGATAGACCCTGAAAGCCTCCCTAAACCGAAAAGTTAA
- the larC gene encoding nickel pincer cofactor biosynthesis protein LarC — protein sequence MNKIAYFECPTGIAGDMCLGALVHAGVPIEYLIAKLNLLGISQEYNLRVERVHRNTQQATKVYVDLSLSSETSKVAGENPNSDSALDPSETEAPTFSRHEHHHHHHDRDRHEAHSHHHTESESPTPHTQHRHLPEIEQTIAGAGLPKRAEIWSLAVFRKLAEAEGAVHGIAPEEVHFHEVGATDAIVDIVGTCLGLDWLDIDELYCSALPTGGGTVWAAHGRLAVPTPAVLKLWEMRQVPVYSNEIDRELCTPTGSAIAVTLCKSFGPPPSMNLHQIGLGAGSRQLPIPNILRLWIGEKTEGKRKKEEGRRKKEEGRRKKVEGRGNLANSQEVICVLETQIDDLSPQAIAYIFDALFAVGAVDVFTQPIVMKKSRLGVLLTAICHPESQQNCETVIFRETTTLGIRRSTQLRTILQREIQKVQTEWGEVRVKVAKDGDRITNVQPEYEDCAKLAKLHHISWREVHRLAVSHWHFQHD from the coding sequence TTACTAGGGATCTCCCAGGAATATAACTTAAGAGTAGAAAGAGTTCACCGCAATACCCAACAGGCAACTAAAGTTTATGTTGATTTAAGCTTATCTTCGGAAACTTCCAAAGTTGCAGGGGAAAACCCTAATTCTGACTCAGCATTAGATCCTTCCGAAACAGAAGCGCCAACTTTTTCACGTCACGAGCACCACCACCATCACCACGATCGCGATCGTCACGAGGCTCATTCCCACCATCATACCGAATCCGAGTCACCCACCCCCCACACTCAACACCGCCATTTGCCCGAAATTGAGCAAACGATCGCAGGTGCAGGGTTGCCAAAACGTGCGGAAATTTGGAGTTTAGCAGTATTTCGGAAACTTGCAGAGGCGGAAGGTGCTGTACATGGTATCGCCCCAGAAGAGGTGCATTTTCACGAAGTGGGAGCAACTGATGCGATCGTTGATATTGTGGGTACTTGTTTGGGGTTAGACTGGTTAGATATTGACGAATTATACTGTTCCGCTTTGCCTACTGGTGGGGGTACAGTCTGGGCCGCACACGGGCGCTTAGCAGTACCTACACCTGCGGTTTTGAAGTTGTGGGAAATGCGGCAAGTACCAGTTTACAGTAATGAAATCGATCGCGAGTTATGCACGCCGACGGGAAGCGCGATCGCAGTTACTCTCTGTAAAAGTTTTGGCCCGCCGCCGTCAATGAATCTGCACCAAATTGGTTTAGGTGCGGGTTCCCGCCAATTGCCGATTCCTAATATTTTGCGGTTGTGGATAGGAGAGAAGACAGAAGGAAAAAGGAAGAAGGAAGAGGGAAGAAGGAAGAAGGAAGAGGGAAGAAGGAAGAAGGTAGAAGGAAGAGGAAATTTAGCTAATTCCCAAGAAGTTATTTGTGTGCTGGAAACCCAAATTGACGATCTTAGCCCGCAAGCGATCGCATATATCTTTGATGCTTTATTTGCCGTTGGCGCTGTCGATGTCTTTACTCAGCCAATTGTGATGAAAAAATCTCGTTTGGGCGTACTGCTGACTGCGATTTGCCACCCTGAATCTCAGCAAAATTGCGAAACCGTTATTTTTCGCGAAACTACAACTTTAGGCATTCGCCGCTCAACTCAACTGAGAACAATTTTACAGCGAGAAATTCAAAAAGTACAGACAGAGTGGGGGGAAGTGCGGGTAAAAGTTGCCAAAGATGGCGATCGTATTACTAACGTGCAGCCAGAATATGAAGATTGTGCCAAACTAGCAAAACTTCATCATATTAGTTGGCGAGAAGTTCATCGCCTAGCAGTTTCGCACTGGCACTTTCAACACGATTAA
- the trpA gene encoding tryptophan synthase subunit alpha — protein MTISQCFKDLRSQGKCALIPFITAGDPDLETTAKALQILDENGADIIELGVPYSDPLADGPVIQAAATRALERGTKLDSVLAMVEKVSPKLRSPIILFTYYNPILYRGIDTFLQQVKKAGVQGLVVPDLPLEEAESLLTPASKMGIEVVLLVAPTSPKDRIKAIAQQSQGFIYLVSVTGVTGVRSGLEGRVQDLLQELRSVTDKPIGIGFGISAPEHAQQVQQWGADAAIVGSAFVKRLADGTPEQGLDAIAHFCQSLKAAITNN, from the coding sequence ATGACAATTTCCCAATGTTTTAAAGACCTTCGCAGTCAAGGCAAATGTGCTTTAATTCCATTCATCACCGCCGGCGACCCAGACTTAGAAACTACTGCTAAAGCACTGCAAATCTTAGATGAAAACGGTGCAGATATAATTGAACTCGGAGTTCCCTACTCAGATCCCCTAGCTGATGGTCCCGTAATTCAAGCGGCCGCTACTCGCGCTTTAGAACGGGGAACTAAGCTAGACTCCGTATTAGCGATGGTCGAAAAAGTTTCGCCGAAACTGCGATCGCCAATTATTCTCTTCACGTACTATAACCCGATTTTATACCGAGGGATAGATACATTTTTGCAGCAAGTTAAAAAGGCTGGAGTTCAGGGGTTAGTTGTCCCTGACTTACCATTGGAAGAAGCCGAAAGTTTGTTAACACCTGCTAGTAAAATGGGCATTGAAGTGGTTTTATTAGTTGCCCCAACCAGTCCCAAAGACCGAATCAAAGCGATCGCGCAGCAATCTCAAGGATTCATTTACCTAGTTAGCGTTACAGGCGTTACCGGCGTGCGTTCCGGGTTAGAGGGACGAGTACAAGACTTACTGCAAGAGCTCCGTAGCGTCACTGATAAACCCATTGGCATTGGTTTTGGCATTTCCGCACCGGAACACGCGCAGCAAGTGCAACAATGGGGAGCAGATGCGGCAATTGTGGGTAGTGCCTTTGTCAAGCGTTTAGCTGATGGTACACCGGAACAGGGATTAGATGCGATCGCGCATTTCTGCCAGAGTCTCAAAGCAGCAATTACAAATAATTAG